The Drosophila innubila isolate TH190305 chromosome 3R unlocalized genomic scaffold, UK_Dinn_1.0 2_E_3R, whole genome shotgun sequence genome has a segment encoding these proteins:
- the LOC117789492 gene encoding 5-hydroxytryptamine receptor 1, whose product MASTGQDCAAAAARKTATQQHNWKHSNKLISTATLTLLILFLSSWIAYATATATATVTATTTTTVTTATATFTEQPGTVTVRGNGAGEDLAEDFNSSSAFLGAIAAVGSFSSSPIAIVSHPGSTSSTPNGSSSSSTLESMSDTPRLLDEVAGQEEFELPALQSVIVSIILLIVILGTVVGNVLVCIAVCMVRKLRRPCNYLLVSLALSDLCVALLVMPMALLYEVLERWSFGTLLCDIWVSFDVLCCTASILNLCAISVDRYLAITKPLEYGVKRTPRRMMLCVGVVWLAAACISLPPLLILGNEHEDEDGQPICTVCQNFAYQIYATLGSFYIPLSVMLFVYYQIFRAARRIVLEEKRAQTHLQQALNGTGSPQTATAPTLGHTDLGSGSGNGAGAGAGHGHRHSSVGNTSLTYSTCGGLSTSGAGAGGGVVGIPHGHHGSGSTGLLGSPHHKKLRFQLAKEKKASTTLGIIMSAFTICWLPFFILALIRPFETMHVPPSLSSLFLWLGYANSLLNPIIYATLNRDFRKPFQEILFFRCSSLNSMMRENYYQDQYGEPPSQRVMLGDERHGARESFL is encoded by the coding sequence atggcTTCAACCGGGCAGGATTGCGCAGCAGCCGCAGCCCgcaaaacagcaacacaacaacacaactgGAAGCACAGCAACAAACTGATCTCCACGGCAACCTTAACGCTGCTCATACTCTTCCTCAGCAGTTGGATTGCCtatgcaacggcaacggcaacggcaacagttactgcaaccacaacaacaacagtcacaacagcaacggcaacattcACGGAACAGCCGGGAACAGTGACTGTGAGAGGCAACGGCGCTGGCGAGGATTTGGCAGAGGatttcaacagcagcagcgcctTTTTGGGCGCCATTGCTGCGGTTGGCTCGTTCAGCAGCAGCCCCATTGCCATTGTCAGCCATCCgggcagcaccagcagcactccaaatggcagcagcagcagcagcactttGGAGTCCATGTCGGATACGCCGCGACTGTTGGATGAAGTGGCGGGGCAAGAGGAATTCGAGTTGCCAGCACTGCAATCGGTTATTGTGAGCATTATCCTGTTAATTGTCATACTGGGCACGGTGGTGGGCAATGTGCTGGTCTGCATTGCCGTGTGCATGGTACGCAAACTGCGACGACCCTGTAATTATCTGCTCGTCTCACTGGCGCTATCCGATCTCTGTGTGGCGCTGCTCGTCATGCCCATGGCCCTGCTCTATGAGGTGCTCGAGCGCTGGAGCTTTGGCACACTGCTCTGCGACATTTGGGTGTCGTTCGATGTGCTCTGCTGCACCGCATCCATACTCAATCTGTGCGCCATCTCCGTGGACAGATATCTGGCCATTACCAAGCCACTGGAGTATGGCGTGAAGCGTACACCGCGTCGCATGATGCTCTGTGTGGGAGTTGTGTGGTTGGCGGCCGCTTGCATCTCGCTGCCGCCGCTCCTGATACTGGGCAACGAGCACGAGGATGAGGATGGTCAGCCCATATGCACGGTGTGCCAGAACTTTGCATATCAGATATATGCCACGCTGGGCTCCTTCTACATACCGCTGTCCGTGATGCTCTTCGTCTACTATCAGATCTTTAGGGCCGCCCGTCGCATTGTCCTGGAGGAGAAGCGCGCCCAGACGCATCTGCAGCAGGCGCTCAATGGCACCGGTTCCCCGCAGACCGCCACAGCTCCGACCCTGGGCCACACGGATCtgggcagtggcagtggcaatggAGCAGGAGCGGGAGCTGGACATGGACATCGCCATAGCAGCGTGGGCAACACATCGCTCACCTATTCCACCTGCGGCGGACTGAGCACCAGCGGGGCAGGTGCTGGCGGCGGTGTCGTGGGCATTCCACATGGCCATCATGGCAGTGGTTCAACTGGACTGCTTGGTTCGCCGCACCACAAGAAGCTGCGCTTTCAGCTGGCCAAGGAGAAGAAGGCATCCACCACGCTGGGCATCATCATGTCCGCCTTTACCATCTGCTGGCTGCCCTTCTTCATTCTCGCACTGATCCGACCCTTTGAGACGATGCATGTGCCGCCATCGCTGTCATCGCTCTTCCTGTGGCTGGGCTATGCCAACTCTCTGCTGAATCCCATCATCTATGCGACGCTGAATCGTGACTTCCGCAAACCCTTCCAGGAGATACTCTTCTTCCGCTGCTCCAGTCTCAACAGCATGATGCGAGAGAACTACTACCAGGATCAGTATGGCGAGCCTCCCTCCCAGCGGGTAATGCTGGGAGACGAACGCCATGGCGCCCGGGAGAGTTTTCTGTGA